The Gillisia sp. Hel_I_86 genome has a segment encoding these proteins:
- a CDS encoding phospholipase D-like domain-containing protein, with amino-acid sequence MTKVITQLSTKIKSEFKKADEIWVAVALLNNSGLELVLDSLKENCKKNFLVGIDLPTDPKALRKLYELQLTSEFNVRIHTDKQYFHPKLYLSKYKYDFTAFIGSANCTNGGLNSNVELSLMTKESQTCEDLKNWFEKIFDLGKPLTLKFLAKYQADYDERLRRKKEDEKIAKKEKRDLKKEVEATFIERREFIKVLKSYKKSKDYKTIVSDRKKAIKELRRSIDYPNFKNIDVDWFFKIWDLGHLISIPKPTIKREITKFRELLIMLCDDKIDLALRYNSALEGKLKIRGIGEGLISKILIIHNSNDYYVKNDKSTLALQKFGIELPKGLSKGEKYKITIKVLKEISEETLIEDLAVLDYYLYVIGNEETSEKSQLATSVKRK; translated from the coding sequence ATGACAAAAGTAATTACCCAACTTTCAACTAAAATAAAATCGGAATTTAAAAAAGCAGATGAAATTTGGGTAGCTGTAGCTTTACTAAATAATAGCGGATTGGAGTTAGTTTTGGATAGCCTGAAAGAAAATTGCAAAAAGAATTTTTTAGTTGGTATTGATTTACCAACTGACCCTAAAGCATTACGAAAATTATACGAACTACAATTGACTTCGGAATTTAACGTGCGCATTCATACGGACAAACAATACTTTCATCCTAAACTCTATCTATCAAAATATAAATACGACTTTACAGCATTTATTGGTTCTGCAAATTGTACAAATGGAGGATTGAATTCCAATGTTGAACTTTCATTAATGACAAAAGAAAGTCAAACGTGTGAGGATTTAAAAAATTGGTTCGAGAAAATTTTTGATTTAGGGAAACCTTTGACTTTAAAATTTCTTGCTAAATATCAAGCGGATTATGATGAGCGATTAAGAAGAAAAAAAGAAGACGAGAAAATCGCAAAAAAAGAAAAGAGAGATCTTAAAAAAGAAGTTGAAGCGACTTTTATTGAAAGAAGAGAATTTATTAAGGTTTTAAAATCATATAAGAAAAGTAAGGACTACAAAACAATTGTTTCTGACCGAAAAAAAGCAATTAAAGAGTTACGTCGCTCAATAGATTACCCGAATTTCAAAAATATCGATGTCGACTGGTTTTTCAAAATTTGGGATTTAGGACATTTAATTTCAATCCCAAAACCGACAATAAAAAGAGAGATTACAAAATTCAGAGAATTGTTGATAATGCTTTGTGATGATAAAATTGATTTAGCTCTTCGATATAATTCAGCATTGGAAGGGAAACTTAAAATTAGGGGAATCGGCGAAGGTTTGATTTCAAAGATTTTGATAATTCACAATTCAAATGACTACTATGTTAAAAATGATAAATCTACGTTGGCTTTACAAAAATTCGGAATTGAATTACCTAAAGGTTTATCCAAAGGTGAGAAGTATAAAATAACTATAAAAGTGTTGAAGGAAATAAGCGAAGAAACTTTAATAGAGGACTTGGCAGTTTTGGATTATTACTTATACGTCATTGGAAATGAGGAAACATCTGAAAAAAGCCAGTTGGCAACATCGGTTAAGCGCAAATAG
- a CDS encoding RNA polymerase sigma factor: MSQLNFELLKKGDPTGLMNIHASYHRNIFWVGKRLISDEFVIETLVQDAFLKLWEKRDRIERPEHIYFFLRFVMKRECTYYYCRPKNKFFRNINRLEYYENYQEYMHGYDPEKDDEHTIDQEADQKAFDRIRSVFPLLSAERRRLIELCLKYGFKYKAIAQVMGTSITETSNEVKRAIEDIKNIIHQGSVLVTKQKLAIAIKIQGEMTVEQEKVLQLRYEKKYSFDAIANELKLSKKEVHKEFMAAYKLMQQKHEQQQSA, encoded by the coding sequence ATGTCACAGCTTAATTTCGAATTGTTAAAAAAAGGCGATCCCACTGGTTTGATGAATATCCACGCCAGTTATCACCGAAATATCTTTTGGGTGGGTAAGCGGTTGATCAGTGATGAATTTGTTATAGAAACTCTGGTTCAGGATGCCTTTTTAAAATTATGGGAGAAAAGAGACAGGATAGAAAGACCGGAACATATTTACTTTTTCCTACGTTTTGTCATGAAAAGGGAATGTACCTACTACTATTGCCGGCCTAAAAATAAATTCTTCAGAAACATCAACAGGTTAGAATATTATGAAAACTATCAGGAATATATGCATGGCTATGATCCTGAAAAAGATGATGAGCATACAATTGATCAGGAAGCAGATCAAAAAGCCTTTGACCGGATTAGAAGCGTTTTTCCTTTGCTCAGTGCCGAAAGAAGACGCCTGATTGAACTCTGTTTAAAATATGGTTTTAAGTATAAAGCGATTGCCCAAGTGATGGGAACCAGTATCACCGAAACCAGTAACGAAGTAAAGAGGGCTATTGAGGATATTAAAAACATCATCCACCAGGGTAGTGTGCTTGTAACAAAACAAAAGCTGGCTATTGCCATAAAGATCCAGGGCGAAATGACTGTGGAACAGGAAAAGGTATTGCAGCTACGCTATGAAAAAAAGTATTCCTTTGACGCTATCGCCAATGAGCTTAAGCTCTCCAAAAAAGAAGTACACAAAGAATTTATGGCAGCCTATAAGCTAATGCAGCAGAAACACGAGCAACAACAATCGGCTTAA
- a CDS encoding DUF6730 family protein, whose translation MKKLDEIMELMTDEMADFKAAIIRLEELSKQLSNFSIPISTEALDNNLNAFLEKQEEENRLKDDVLKEIEKKLKYARIIPNYLLILFCSLGLILLSLLGYFGYSLKERQNENFELYQILMETNNEKYQEYFSKKPEVQDDFKQWLKEKK comes from the coding sequence ATGAAAAAGCTAGACGAAATAATGGAGCTCATGACCGATGAGATGGCAGATTTTAAAGCAGCTATTATAAGACTTGAAGAGCTTTCAAAACAACTATCCAATTTTAGTATTCCCATTAGTACCGAGGCTTTGGATAACAACCTGAATGCCTTTTTGGAAAAACAGGAAGAAGAGAATAGGTTGAAAGATGACGTTCTCAAAGAGATAGAGAAGAAATTAAAATATGCACGGATAATTCCTAATTACCTTTTGATTCTGTTTTGTTCACTGGGTCTCATTTTATTAAGTCTCTTGGGTTATTTTGGATATTCCTTGAAAGAAAGACAGAACGAAAATTTTGAACTCTATCAAATCCTCATGGAAACTAACAATGAAAAATATCAAGAATATTTCTCAAAAAAACCGGAAGTACAAGATGATTTTAAGCAGTGGTTAAAGGAGAAAAAATAG
- a CDS encoding relaxase/mobilization nuclease domain-containing protein: MIGKGHSIARTGASIDYGWNQEKDAEVVFKEHLAGDSPKEITEEFKIIQSQNERCVNNTLSFILSPTVEDGQQMSKAQLQEITKLFLKEMELKNRQAIAFVHRDKAHTHVHVYVNRIGFDGKAYNDSFIGKRSQLAADNVAKQLGLTRVREVQQEKLQELKGQRSAIKHISDRVLETRPKSIDEYISKMKLNQVKVIPSINKSNQLQGFRFEYKGVNLKGSDVHRSMTGGKLIGEITQNSGYTKMNEVPSSLKLLDKTVQLSANMAAGIAKNLVKQVIKRSLDVGIGF, encoded by the coding sequence ATGATAGGGAAAGGTCATTCCATAGCAAGAACGGGGGCATCTATTGATTATGGGTGGAACCAAGAGAAAGATGCGGAAGTGGTTTTTAAAGAGCACCTAGCTGGTGACTCCCCTAAAGAGATCACTGAAGAATTTAAGATCATTCAGTCGCAAAACGAGCGATGTGTCAATAATACGCTCAGTTTTATTCTAAGTCCTACCGTTGAAGATGGGCAGCAGATGAGCAAAGCACAACTACAAGAGATCACCAAACTATTCCTGAAGGAAATGGAGTTAAAAAATAGACAAGCCATTGCTTTTGTACATCGGGATAAGGCACATACCCACGTTCATGTATATGTCAATAGGATTGGTTTTGATGGTAAAGCCTATAACGATAGTTTTATTGGCAAACGAAGTCAGCTAGCTGCAGACAATGTTGCAAAACAGCTCGGACTTACAAGAGTCCGCGAAGTGCAGCAAGAAAAACTACAAGAATTAAAAGGGCAGCGATCGGCCATCAAACATATTAGTGACCGGGTTCTGGAAACCAGACCTAAATCTATAGATGAATATATCAGCAAGATGAAGCTGAACCAAGTAAAAGTGATTCCAAGTATCAACAAGTCAAATCAATTACAAGGCTTTCGGTTTGAATATAAGGGAGTGAATTTGAAGGGAAGCGACGTTCACAGATCGATGACTGGGGGTAAACTCATTGGGGAGATCACTCAAAATTCAGGATATACAAAAATGAATGAAGTTCCTAGCAGTTTGAAGCTCCTAGATAAAACAGTACAATTAAGTGCTAATATGGCAGCAGGAATAGCCAAAAACTTAGTGAAACAGGTAATAAAAAGAAGCTTAGATGTGGGAATAGGATTTTAA
- the mbpA gene encoding mobilization protein MbpA, producing MKREYIQIRCSIYEKKLLKKRAAKAGISLSEYLRTTAFERNIVERITPEQLECYQLLIQYKNNFSRIGNMFKKNNPQLTKEVIQLAEEIRGHLKNFRK from the coding sequence ATGAAACGGGAATATATCCAAATACGCTGCTCGATCTACGAGAAAAAGCTGCTCAAAAAAAGAGCGGCCAAGGCGGGAATTTCCCTTTCAGAATATCTACGTACTACTGCATTTGAAAGAAATATTGTAGAGCGGATTACCCCGGAACAGTTGGAGTGTTACCAGCTTCTGATTCAATATAAAAACAACTTTAGCCGAATCGGTAATATGTTTAAAAAGAACAATCCACAACTGACTAAGGAAGTAATTCAATTGGCGGAAGAGATTAGAGGTCATTTAAAAAACTTCAGAAAATGA
- a CDS encoding toprim domain-containing protein: MKEKRLTCEIARSICIVKTLAKLGHFPNRTTEKEAWFLSPLRSETQASFKVSLKLNRWYDFGMGKGGNVIDLVCLISNCSVAEALRYLSDELPIFSFQQPSNILDNDIDKNIVLEARTITQGLLKKYLYSRGVSLQISQKYCKEVWYTCKGRKYYALGLQNNGGGWELRNPYSKTSTSPKTYAYIKNHSDSLILVEGMFDLLSLAELFPNELENKDVIVLNSLSFLEQVGLLFKKYKRVELYLDNDQSGNNYSEELIQKYKNIIDKSNHFEGYKDLNEKLISIKEEKKFNEEV; this comes from the coding sequence ATGAAAGAAAAAAGATTAACCTGTGAAATAGCCCGTAGTATTTGCATCGTGAAAACACTCGCAAAACTAGGGCACTTTCCAAACAGGACAACGGAGAAAGAAGCTTGGTTTCTGAGTCCCCTGCGGTCAGAAACCCAAGCCTCTTTCAAAGTTTCTTTAAAACTGAATCGATGGTATGATTTCGGAATGGGCAAAGGTGGAAATGTGATTGATCTGGTATGCCTTATTTCCAATTGTTCGGTGGCTGAGGCGCTTCGATATCTTTCTGATGAATTACCTATTTTTTCATTTCAACAGCCTTCTAATATTCTGGATAATGATATCGATAAGAACATCGTTCTCGAGGCCAGAACAATTACCCAAGGCCTTTTGAAGAAGTATTTGTATAGTAGGGGTGTTTCGCTCCAGATATCACAGAAATATTGCAAGGAGGTATGGTACACTTGCAAAGGAAGGAAATATTACGCCCTCGGACTTCAAAATAATGGGGGTGGCTGGGAACTTAGGAACCCTTATTCCAAAACTTCCACCTCACCGAAAACCTACGCCTATATAAAAAACCATTCGGATAGTCTCATTCTAGTAGAAGGAATGTTCGACCTGTTATCCTTGGCTGAATTGTTTCCGAATGAATTGGAGAACAAAGATGTGATTGTTTTAAACTCGCTCTCTTTTTTAGAACAAGTAGGCCTGCTTTTTAAGAAATATAAAAGGGTTGAGCTGTATCTGGATAATGATCAATCGGGAAATAACTATTCAGAAGAGTTGATCCAAAAGTATAAGAACATCATAGATAAGAGTAACCATTTCGAAGGTTATAAGGATCTTAATGAGAAATTGATTTCAATTAAAGAAGAAAAGAAGTTTAATGAAGAAGTATAA
- a CDS encoding primase-helicase family protein — protein MTSAGSYLRVGTQYYKLVKTPSISGQSNESLVSWNIETIRQDHGKTFLASIPKFDGFTCIPDHLNFKSTYNNFYNTYSPLSHRVSKGTCTTSLEFVTHIFGDHFELGLDYLQLLYTKPIQILPILCLVSRERSTGKSTFLKWLKQIFENNLTYLTNDSFSSQFNADWANKLLICIDEVLFNKEELTERIKYLSTTNFNKLEAKGKDKREVEFFGKFILCSNNEENFIKIDHHETRFWVLKVPSIKKEYTGFLEALEKEIPAFLYFLQNRSLHSPHQTRMWFTPKQIETPALTKLVQNNRNRVEKELASMLLMVMENHDLEEIKFCPLDILNALSKTRLRTDLTQIRKILKKDWKLENITNSNRYQKFTLWGDGSMNLSDAKGRYFTINKSYLLENFEDHKSD, from the coding sequence ATGACGAGTGCGGGCTCATATCTTAGAGTAGGAACTCAATATTATAAACTGGTAAAAACGCCAAGTATTTCCGGACAGTCAAATGAATCCTTGGTTTCTTGGAACATTGAAACCATTCGACAAGACCATGGCAAAACATTTCTAGCTAGTATTCCGAAATTCGATGGCTTTACCTGTATTCCAGACCATCTAAACTTTAAATCCACCTATAACAACTTTTACAATACCTACTCCCCACTGAGCCATAGGGTCTCGAAAGGGACTTGTACTACATCTTTAGAATTTGTAACACATATTTTCGGGGATCATTTCGAACTAGGCCTGGATTATCTTCAGCTTTTATATACCAAACCCATTCAGATACTTCCCATTCTTTGCTTAGTATCCCGGGAACGCTCCACGGGTAAAAGCACCTTCTTGAAATGGCTCAAGCAGATTTTTGAAAACAATCTGACCTATCTCACCAATGATAGCTTCAGCAGCCAGTTCAATGCTGATTGGGCGAATAAGTTGTTGATCTGTATCGATGAAGTGCTGTTCAATAAAGAAGAGCTCACCGAGCGGATCAAATATTTAAGCACGACCAATTTCAATAAACTGGAAGCAAAGGGAAAGGACAAGCGCGAAGTAGAATTCTTTGGGAAGTTTATCCTTTGTAGCAATAACGAAGAGAATTTTATTAAAATAGATCATCATGAAACCCGGTTCTGGGTGTTGAAGGTTCCCTCGATCAAAAAGGAATATACGGGATTTTTGGAGGCACTGGAAAAAGAGATTCCTGCGTTTTTGTATTTCCTTCAGAATCGATCATTGCATAGCCCGCATCAAACTCGGATGTGGTTTACTCCGAAACAGATTGAAACACCCGCCCTGACCAAACTGGTTCAGAACAATCGGAATAGGGTGGAGAAGGAGCTGGCTAGTATGCTACTTATGGTGATGGAAAATCACGATCTCGAAGAAATCAAGTTTTGTCCATTGGATATACTAAACGCCTTGAGTAAAACAAGGTTGAGAACCGATTTGACCCAGATCCGTAAAATTCTAAAGAAAGATTGGAAGCTTGAAAATATAACGAACTCGAACCGCTACCAAAAGTTCACATTGTGGGGAGATGGCAGTATGAACCTTTCAGATGCCAAAGGACGCTATTTCACCATAAATAAAAGTTACCTCTTGGAGAATTTCGAAGATCATAAATCGGACTGA
- a CDS encoding site-specific integrase, translating to MDKRRRRKDDKFPIIIRLGHYQKTTSITTGKAIPEECWDERKKKIRGSYKGTDSLFHLNNLILKELVLYQDKVNKLQESGELEFLSIKQLKNCLVGKNKYDSFFEFGESKVVELKATKRFGTARSYHGLIGILRKFTKGRDVKFNEVNYEFLVDFERFHLSKPGNSINGVASYMRTLRSLYNRGIKEGIIKREAYPFYNYQIKTVPTAKRAINQGSIKKILQIKLDPSDFMVHYRNYFILSYMLFGMSFVDMAFLKVENIKKGRVQFQRKKTSKLYDIKITEPLQKILSFYTKNKKPDDFILPIIKRDDLELQYKDAKEALKRYNNGLSRLADRCGIDEKLTSYVSRHSFATHAMLKNIPLMAISEMLGHSKLSTTQIYLKSLPSNIMDVYQEEMNKF from the coding sequence TTGGATAAAAGGAGACGTCGGAAAGACGACAAATTTCCGATCATAATTCGTCTTGGCCACTACCAAAAAACCACATCAATAACTACAGGAAAGGCAATTCCAGAAGAATGTTGGGACGAAAGAAAGAAAAAGATCAGGGGGTCTTATAAAGGGACTGATTCTCTCTTCCATTTAAACAATCTTATCCTTAAAGAACTCGTTTTATATCAAGATAAAGTAAACAAGCTTCAGGAAAGTGGAGAGCTGGAATTTCTCTCCATCAAGCAATTAAAAAACTGTCTGGTTGGGAAAAATAAGTATGATTCATTCTTTGAATTTGGGGAATCTAAAGTTGTTGAACTAAAAGCAACAAAACGATTTGGAACTGCTCGAAGTTATCATGGTTTAATTGGAATCTTAAGAAAATTCACAAAAGGAAGAGATGTTAAATTTAATGAAGTTAACTATGAATTTTTAGTTGATTTTGAGCGCTTTCACCTCTCTAAACCCGGTAATAGTATAAATGGTGTCGCTTCTTATATGCGTACACTTAGATCTTTATATAATAGAGGAATAAAAGAAGGTATTATTAAACGGGAAGCTTATCCTTTTTATAATTATCAAATAAAAACAGTGCCTACGGCAAAAAGAGCTATTAACCAAGGATCCATCAAGAAAATACTGCAAATAAAGTTAGATCCTTCCGACTTTATGGTTCATTATCGAAATTATTTTATTCTTTCCTATATGCTCTTCGGTATGTCCTTCGTTGATATGGCATTTTTAAAAGTAGAAAATATTAAGAAAGGCCGTGTCCAGTTCCAACGGAAGAAAACATCAAAACTCTATGATATAAAGATCACTGAACCTTTACAAAAAATTCTAAGCTTTTATACCAAAAACAAGAAACCGGATGATTTTATTTTACCCATTATTAAAAGAGATGATCTAGAGTTACAATATAAAGATGCTAAAGAGGCCTTAAAACGCTATAATAATGGATTGAGCCGTCTAGCAGATCGATGTGGTATTGATGAGAAATTAACTTCTTACGTCTCTAGACATAGTTTCGCCACTCATGCAATGTTAAAAAACATTCCCCTCATGGCTATCTCAGAAATGTTGGGCCATAGTAAATTAAGTACTACTCAAATTTATTTGAAATCTCTCCCATCTAATATAATGGATGTTTATCAAGAAGAAATGAATAAATTCTAA
- a CDS encoding IS1595 family transposase, producing MEKSKGQGMLEYFDKFKTDLDCLEYSANPKWKDGFLCVKCEHTKFTIRKANLARDCNRCHHIESPTANTLFHKVEIGVRKAFMIVFEMSATTKSMSSSQMAKRLNVSRSTTWLFMHKVRSAMKSSECYPITATVIVDEFVFGGKEDLKPGRSTNTKKKKVVAAVEIDKKGGVKRAHFKSIKDYSSTSLEKIFDAHISTTAKVETDQWTGHEPLMGLYDITQTKSNKGATFFEMNTITHHVKSWLRSTFSWMHEGHIEKYLDEYSYRLNRSNSKETIFDNLITGGLNPNH from the coding sequence ATGGAAAAATCCAAGGGCCAAGGGATGCTGGAATATTTTGATAAATTTAAAACCGATTTGGATTGTTTGGAATATTCAGCAAATCCTAAATGGAAGGATGGCTTCCTTTGTGTAAAATGTGAACATACAAAATTCACGATCCGTAAAGCTAATTTAGCCAGGGATTGCAATAGATGCCACCATATTGAAAGCCCAACTGCCAATACCTTGTTTCACAAAGTTGAAATTGGTGTAAGAAAAGCATTTATGATCGTCTTTGAAATGAGTGCCACAACAAAAAGCATGTCTTCAAGCCAAATGGCAAAACGATTAAATGTTAGCAGGAGCACAACTTGGTTGTTTATGCATAAAGTTCGGAGTGCTATGAAAAGCAGTGAATGCTACCCAATTACAGCCACTGTTATCGTTGATGAATTTGTGTTTGGGGGAAAAGAAGATTTAAAACCCGGAAGAAGTACAAATACCAAGAAAAAAAAAGTAGTGGCAGCTGTTGAAATCGACAAAAAAGGTGGTGTTAAAAGAGCCCATTTCAAAAGTATCAAAGATTATTCATCTACATCATTAGAAAAAATATTCGATGCCCATATTTCAACAACAGCAAAGGTGGAAACAGACCAATGGACAGGGCATGAACCATTAATGGGCTTGTATGACATAACTCAAACAAAGAGTAATAAAGGTGCTACATTTTTTGAAATGAACACGATAACCCATCACGTGAAATCTTGGTTAAGGAGCACTTTTTCATGGATGCATGAGGGGCATATTGAAAAGTATTTAGATGAGTACAGTTACCGACTTAACAGATCGAACAGCAAGGAAACAATATTTGATAATCTAATTACAGGAGGATTGAATCCAAACCACTGA
- the aat gene encoding leucyl/phenylalanyl-tRNA--protein transferase — protein sequence MGGDLSVERLLDAYNNGIFPWYDESEPILWWSPNPRMVLFPENLKVSKSMWQLLKKEAFQVTYNQDFIAVIENCAAIKRDGQNGTWITQEIKDAYLDLHHLGIVQSVEVWQKDELVGGLYGIYLKEKKIFCGESMFAKVSNASKYGFIKYVRKLKVEGVSLIDCQIYTEHLNSLGAAEIPRNEFLKYLE from the coding sequence ATGGGAGGAGATCTTTCTGTGGAACGTCTATTAGATGCTTATAATAACGGCATTTTTCCTTGGTATGATGAATCGGAGCCTATTCTTTGGTGGAGCCCAAATCCAAGAATGGTCTTGTTTCCAGAGAATTTGAAGGTTTCCAAAAGTATGTGGCAACTGCTTAAAAAGGAAGCTTTTCAGGTCACCTATAATCAGGATTTTATTGCTGTAATCGAAAATTGTGCGGCTATCAAGCGAGATGGGCAAAACGGAACTTGGATCACCCAGGAGATCAAAGATGCATATTTGGACCTACATCACTTGGGAATAGTGCAATCTGTTGAGGTTTGGCAAAAAGATGAGCTGGTTGGTGGGCTTTATGGCATTTACCTAAAAGAGAAGAAAATCTTCTGTGGAGAAAGTATGTTTGCTAAAGTGAGCAATGCCTCCAAATATGGATTTATCAAGTATGTTAGAAAATTAAAAGTCGAAGGAGTTTCTTTAATAGATTGCCAGATTTATACCGAACATTTAAATAGTTTGGGAGCAGCTGAAATTCCTAGAAATGAGTTTTTGAAGTATTTGGAATAA
- a CDS encoding DUF3127 domain-containing protein gives MEVEGKIKMIGETQTFGSNGFRKREVVVTTEEQYPQHIMVEFVQDKTDLLNNYQVGQPVKIGINLRGREWVNPQGETKYFNSIQGWRIENLQAASAAPGQTPPPADQFEPAQDLKDEDYDDLPF, from the coding sequence ATGGAAGTAGAAGGAAAAATCAAAATGATTGGTGAAACCCAAACATTCGGAAGTAACGGATTTAGAAAAAGAGAAGTTGTTGTGACAACTGAAGAGCAGTATCCACAACATATTATGGTGGAATTTGTACAAGATAAAACAGATCTTTTAAATAACTACCAAGTTGGGCAACCAGTAAAAATTGGAATTAATTTAAGAGGTCGGGAATGGGTGAATCCTCAAGGAGAAACCAAATATTTTAATTCTATTCAAGGTTGGAGAATAGAGAATTTGCAAGCTGCTAGTGCGGCTCCAGGGCAAACACCTCCACCTGCAGATCAATTTGAGCCTGCTCAAGATCTTAAAGATGAAGATTACGACGATTTGCCTTTCTAA
- a CDS encoding flavin reductase family protein, with protein MLSIDPKEISTGKRHQYLLGAIGPRPIAFASTLDENGRPNLSPFSFFNVFSANPPILIFSPARRGRDNTVKHTYLNAKAIKEVVINIVNYRIVQQMSLSSTEYPEGVNEFEKAGFTMLPSDKVKPFRVGESPAQFECKILEVRELGEEGGAGNLVICEVVKMHFDEAILDAEGFIDQHKIDQVARMGGNWYTRAKKGLFEVPKPLSTLGIGVDQIPEEIRNSSILTGNDLGRLGNVEVLPSTEEINEFINEDNNAWGLVKSGDIKKIHLQAHEYLEKEDPAKAWKILLAKSN; from the coding sequence ATGCTATCTATAGATCCAAAGGAAATTAGTACTGGGAAAAGACATCAATACTTACTGGGAGCGATAGGGCCAAGACCCATTGCGTTTGCCAGTACTTTAGATGAAAATGGCAGACCAAACTTGTCTCCATTCAGTTTTTTTAATGTGTTTAGCGCGAACCCACCTATCTTGATCTTTTCTCCTGCGAGAAGGGGTCGCGATAATACTGTTAAACATACTTATTTAAATGCAAAAGCAATCAAGGAAGTGGTGATTAATATTGTAAATTATAGGATCGTACAGCAAATGTCACTTTCCAGCACAGAATATCCTGAAGGAGTTAATGAGTTTGAAAAAGCTGGTTTTACGATGTTGCCTTCAGATAAAGTAAAGCCTTTTAGGGTTGGGGAGTCTCCTGCGCAGTTCGAGTGTAAGATCTTAGAAGTAAGAGAGCTGGGAGAAGAAGGAGGAGCCGGGAATTTGGTGATTTGTGAAGTGGTGAAAATGCATTTTGACGAAGCTATTTTAGATGCTGAAGGGTTTATAGATCAGCATAAAATAGATCAGGTAGCAAGAATGGGGGGGAACTGGTATACTCGCGCTAAAAAGGGACTTTTTGAAGTGCCTAAACCTTTATCAACTCTTGGAATAGGTGTAGATCAAATTCCGGAAGAGATTAGAAACAGTAGCATTTTAACTGGGAATGACCTTGGTAGACTTGGGAATGTAGAAGTTTTACCTTCTACAGAAGAAATAAATGAATTTATAAATGAGGATAACAATGCCTGGGGCTTGGTGAAATCTGGAGATATTAAAAAGATCCATTTACAAGCACATGAATATTTAGAGAAAGAAGATCCGGCAAAAGCCTGGAAAATATTATTAGCAAAATCAAATTAA